A DNA window from Chlamydia felis Fe/C-56 contains the following coding sequences:
- the brnQ gene encoding branched-chain amino acid transport system II carrier protein, whose protein sequence is MNRNTSNRASSKQELSVWSIGGSIFAMFFGAGNIVFPLALGYHYHSHPWFACFGMMLTAVCVPLLGLFSMLLYSGNYKSFFSSIGKVPGMIFIIAILCLIGPFGGIPRAIAVSHATLASLSNSKTVLLPTLPVFSLICCALIYLFACKLSKLIQWLGSVFFPIMLVSLVWLIFKGLTIPANPSFIESAGPQQAWLAGIKEGFNTMDLLAAFFFCSIVLISIQQMIENGDANDETPLNFQKINKKDKRTLGLAFALAALLLGLIYLGFALCASRHAGLLATASKGQILGRISAIALGQNSLLTGMCVFVACLTTEIALVGIVADFLARIISSKRMTYSNAVIFTLIPSYLISILNFENISLLLLPLLQLSYPALIALTCGSIAHKLWNFRHVQALFYLTLSLTIVLRLVS, encoded by the coding sequence ATGAATAGAAATACTTCTAATAGGGCTAGCTCTAAACAAGAGCTCTCTGTTTGGTCGATTGGAGGGTCTATTTTTGCCATGTTCTTTGGAGCTGGCAACATAGTATTCCCCTTAGCCCTAGGTTATCATTACCACTCTCATCCCTGGTTTGCCTGCTTCGGTATGATGTTAACCGCGGTTTGCGTTCCCCTATTAGGCCTGTTTAGTATGCTATTATATTCTGGGAATTATAAGAGCTTTTTTTCCTCTATTGGAAAAGTCCCCGGAATGATTTTCATTATAGCAATTTTATGTTTGATAGGGCCCTTTGGGGGGATACCTAGAGCTATTGCTGTATCACATGCGACTTTAGCATCCCTATCGAATTCAAAAACAGTGTTACTGCCCACTTTGCCTGTTTTCAGCCTGATTTGTTGTGCTTTAATTTATCTATTTGCTTGTAAACTTAGCAAACTTATCCAGTGGTTGGGATCTGTATTTTTCCCCATTATGTTAGTTTCTCTTGTTTGGCTAATCTTCAAGGGATTAACCATTCCCGCAAATCCTAGCTTCATAGAATCTGCGGGTCCTCAACAAGCGTGGTTGGCAGGAATTAAGGAAGGCTTCAATACTATGGACCTTCTTGCAGCGTTCTTCTTCTGCTCCATTGTATTAATTTCTATACAACAAATGATAGAAAATGGAGATGCGAATGATGAAACGCCTTTAAACTTTCAAAAAATTAATAAAAAAGACAAACGCACTTTAGGTTTAGCTTTTGCTTTAGCTGCGCTACTTCTTGGGTTAATTTATTTAGGATTCGCCCTATGTGCCTCTCGGCACGCCGGTTTGTTAGCTACTGCAAGTAAAGGACAAATTCTAGGAAGAATTTCTGCTATTGCTCTTGGACAAAATAGTTTATTGACCGGTATGTGTGTATTTGTTGCTTGCTTAACAACAGAGATTGCTTTAGTTGGGATTGTTGCCGACTTCTTAGCCCGCATCATCTCATCGAAAAGAATGACGTACTCTAATGCAGTAATTTTCACTCTGATACCCTCATACCTAATTTCTATTTTAAACTTTGAAAATATCAGCCTCCTTCTATTGCCTCTACTACAGCTAAGTTATCCTGCATTAATCGCTTTGACTTGCGGAAGTATCGCTCATAAGTTGTGGAACTTCCGACACGTCCAAGCTTTGTTTTATTTAACCCTCTCCCTTACAATCGTTTTGCGATTGGTGAGTTGA